Below is a genomic region from Gillisia sp. Hel_I_86.
AGTAAAAACCCTAAATTATTATAGGTAGAATATTTATTCAATATTGTTTTGGCTTTTTCTAAAAGCGGTATTTTCATAGGAGTCTGGCTCTTTTCCCGAATACAGTGTATCCAGTCCCGTCCATCAATACCTTTCACCAAATGGTTTTTTGAAAGTTTCTTTACATCTACATAAGATAAGCCAGTATAGCAAGCGAATAGAAAGATGTCCTTAGTCTTTTCCAATGTGGTACTGGTAAATATAGTTTCTTCCAGTTTTTGAAGCTCCAACCTGCTTAAGAATGCCCTGTCAAACTTTTTGAATTTCATCTTATACTCTCGGAATGGATTATTTGGCATCCATTCTAATTTTATGGCGAGGTTCAGGAGTTTCTTGAATCGTTCCATATGCTTCATGATTCCATTATTGGTCAATTGAGACTTTCCATTTTTATCCTTCTTTCGTCGTAGAAAATTTTCGAAGTTGATCACAAATCCATATGACAGATCTTTAAGATAAGTATTGGAAGTTTTGACTTCCTTTTTAAGGTAATCTTTTAGATAGCGTTCTGTGGTGGTATAGTTCTTTAAAGTACCGGGCTTTAGAACATCTTTCATATGTTCGTTGTGATAATCGAGTATATCAAGGAGGGTTTTACTCTTATCATCCAAACCTAAAAAACGTGCTTTAATGGCTTTGGCGGTTACAAGCTTATTTTCTCTTTGGAGTGCTTCCTGACAATCCAGCAATCTAGAATAAGTCCTATCCAAATAGGCATTGATCGAGGATTTTTCTGCCTTTCGCCCTCTAATTCGATGGGAATCGTTGTCCCAGGAATTAACAGGACAACTCCGTTTTAAACTGATCTCCGCTCGCCGACCATTTACCGTTACCCTAACATAGATAGGGGCGGCTCCGTTTTTTGATTTTGTGATATTGAGCCAAAATAGGATAGTGAATGTGATTTTTGTTTCCATTGCCTTCTCTTTTAAAAGTTAAAAAATGAGATAAACGAAAATCAAATCACTTTGAAAAGTCCAGTAGGATACTTGAAGTTAAGAAAAAAAAAGGTAACCGAACAGGTGACCGATTAGGTCACTTTAAGGATGGTTTTAAATAAAAACAAATGATCCTCAATTCTATTAAAGTATTGAAAATCATTTGTTTAGGTATTATTTAATGTCATTTAAAACATTAAAAGTCGGGGTGGCAGGATAATTTATTCAAGAACAAACGCCCTATCCACAGTACTTTCACTGAAAATCAATTTGATGTTTCACCGAATGATTCACCAAACTTCATAAAACAAAGAGCTTTCATATTATTTGATCGTCTTTGTGCTATAAAGATATGATTTTCTTTAAAATAGACTTTCCTAAAAACTAATTTTCCATTTTCCTACTACTTTTTTTAGTTGATGCAAATGGACAAGATTTAGAAGTTAGCCGGACTGCATAAGCCGGGCTTCATGCTTTGCCCTTTTATAAGTCCTTTCCTAATTCTAAATCTTGAAAGGAACAGCATCAAAAAAAGGTAGTAGCGAAGGCACTGGAAGAAGTAAATTGATAAAATAGTTAAGGAGAACCTACTATCAGAAAATTTTTAAGCTAATCAAAAAAAAGGAAAGTGCTCAGGATAAAAAAAGTAAATTGTATGGAGCACCGTGAGGTTATTTTTTCAATTAGTATTCCGTTTTTATTTTGGTTAAAAATGAAATTAGGAATAGCAAGAGGGTAACACGCGATGCGATGTTACATATTCCTAATTAATTGATATTAAGTTATTTACACTATTTAATCTTATGCTATTTTATTGAATTTGCGACAAATGGCTTTAAAACTCCTATAAATAGGTTCATTTTTGCGACAATATTTATTAAAAAATGCTTTTAAAGTTAATTTTACTAAAATTAATGTTAGAATTTATAGTGTGGTTAGCTGTATAGATTAGCCGTTGCCATTATTAACTATTGACGATTCAAATTAGCAAAGCAAGATGTGTCATTGTCATGACAATCTTGCTTTGCGCCCGGGGGTTGCAAGGGGAAAAAGAAAAGTAATTCGTCTGATAAATTTATTTTATATTGTTCTGTGGAATGCTTAAATGCAGTAATACAGCACAAACTACATAAATTCAGTGAAAAACTTTTCAACTCTGTAAGAAATTTCTTTAATCGAAAAGATTGATTTTATAAAATTTTTCTATATATTTAATTTTTAAGGATTTACACCCTACTTCAAATCCTTAATTTTTTAATTAATCTTATTCTATAAAATAAAAAACCCCTGATTGGGGAGTTCTTAATATTGCTTAATTATTAATCTCTTAAATAATCTGCCTATGTAACATATTATTTAACCAACCAGAGGAATATGCTGCAAATGTAGCATTCTTCGCAGACATTAAAAAAATATTTATAATCTTAAAATTATCATTATGAAAAATTTATTTTTTGTATTTGCTTTTGTATTTTCAATTTCTTTTGCTGGAAATGCTAATCACACAGAAATAGACGACGCTCCTATTAGGTATTGTACAACTTTGACTACATCATGTGGACCATCAGGTGATGTATGTGGTGGTACAATTTACGAACTGGCTAGAAATGCAGCCTGGGCAGAAAATTACTGGTGTGGTAATTAATTTTTAAACAAATTAATGATAGGCAGTTTAAACTGCCTATCATTATTAAACTATAGATATTGATGAGACATTTAATTCCTTTATTCACTTTTTTTGCATTATCATGCTGTTGGTCACAAAACAGCGAAAAAGTAACAGATAACTTAGAATACAAAATCACTTATTTAATGACATATCAAATTGATTCTACAAATATTCAAAGAGTAGAATCAGAGGAAATGGTACTTTATATTGGAAACAATATATCTAGATTTTCAAGTGCAGGAAAGGCCATAGGAGATTCTTTAATGAACAGCATCGATAGAAAAAGTAAAAGCCAAGCTAATTATGCTAAAATTCAATCGCAGATACCTCCCACCAGTTTCGATTACTATATATATAAAAGAATTCCCGAGGGAAAATTATCTTTTACCAGAAAAATAGTTAAAGATAATTTTAAATATATTGAAGATTTAGATAAAATAAAATGGAATATTGATGCTGATACAAAAAAAATAAATAGCTACAAAGTTCAAAAAGCTACTACATATTATGCAGGCAGGAACTACACAGCTTGGTTTACATCTGAAATTCCAATTTCTGATGGTCCTTATAAATTCAACGGCTTACCAGGATTAATTCTGAAGATCAGTGACAATAAAAATCACTATAGTTTTGAACTATTAAAATTGCAAAAATTAGAAATTCCTATCTCGATTTCATTCAATGAAAAAGCATATATTTCAACCACCAAAGAAAGGTTCAAAAGAGTAAAAAAAGAGTACGATATAGATCCTATAGCAGCGTTAGAGAGAACAGGAATGTCGTTTTCTTTTCCTTCAGGGGAACGACAAAGAATGCAAAAAGAGCATTTGGAAGAACTTAAAAATCAAAATAATCCTATCGAACTTGAATAAAGTAAATGAAGATAAAATCCTGCTTTCTCCTTTTGTTGTTATTTATCTTTTATAACGGTTTTTCGCAAACAGTTATTACCGGGGAAATTACTGATAAAGACAAGCAACATTTGAGCGGGGCGACGATTACTTTAAGTCAAGATTCAACTTCAAATATAATTGCATATGGTATTTCAGATAGTTATGGCAAATTTAAGATAGATGTAAAGACTAATTCAGAATACTTTTTCGTCAAAGTTGCACACTTGGGCTTTGAAAATTGGAATAATAAATTTCAAAATAAAACCCAACATATTACAGTGCAACTTACAGAATCATCAGAAGAATTGAAAGAGGTGCATATAGAATCAAAAATAATCGAAAAAAGAGGGGACACCCTTAGTTATTCCGTTTCAGCTTTTAAAAATCAAAAAGACCGGGTAATAGCCGATGTGCTAAAAAAAATGCCAGGAATAGAAATACGCAGTTCAGGTCAAATTTACTACCAAGGGGAACCCATTCAGAAATATTATATAGAAGGCCTTGATCTTTTGGAAGGCAGGTATAACCTCGCCAACAATAACCTTTCGGCAGATGATGTATCACAGGTTCAAATACTGGAAAACCACCAACCCATAAAGCTATTGGACAGTCTGGAGTTTTCCGAAAGGGCTTCTTTAAATATAAAACTTAAAAAAAAAGTAACCCTCACAGGAAGTGCTGAACTGGGCAGCGGTATTTCACCCATTCTTTGGAAAGCAAATATTACCCCGATGGTTTTTACCAAAAAACAACAAGCAATTTTTTCTTATCAAGGCAACAATACAGGTAACGATGTATCTCTCGAGATCAGGGACTTTTCCTTTGAAGATTTTGGAAGACAGGAATTTAATATCAACAAAAGGGATTGGCTTTCAATTCGTAAAATTGCAGCGCCCTCTTTTTCCCAGGAACGCTGGTTGGACAATAATGTACATTTAGGATCAGCTAACTATTTGATTCGGCTTAAAAAGGATATTGACCTAAAGATAAACGTATCTTATTTGAACGATAGTCAACAACAAATAGGAAATACCCAAACCCTTTTCTTTACACAGAATGATACCATTTCTATTTCAGAAAGAGTGAATAATAATTTTTATATCGAAAACTTACAGTCTAAATTTATTTTGGAAAAGAACACGGATGATAATTACCTGAAAAACACATTGGAAATCAATAGTTTTTGGGATTCACAGTTTGGTAATATTCGTACCCAAGATGAAAATATCTTACAAGCACTCAACAACCCATTCTTGGCATTTAGAAATAAATTAAAACTTCTTAAACCATTCGGAAAACAACTAATTACCTTTGTATCTAATACCGGCTATACAGAATCCTCCCAAAATCTAAATGTAAATCCTGGTCGATACAAAGAATTATTGAATGAAAATCAGCCTTATACAGCAACAAATCAGATTTTAAAATCTTCTACTTTTTTTACCGAAAACTCCGCAGGCTTAACCAAAGGATTAAAAGATATTACTATTGCACCTGAGATTGGTTTCGCAATACAAAATCAAAAATTGGATAGTCAATTAATTCTAATTGAAAATAATGAAACTGATACCCTTAAGGGAAATTTTCGTAACGATCTCAATTTCTTTTCTTCAAGTATTTATTTTACAAGCAAGTTTATCTACAAGAAAAATAGCTGGAATATACGCCTTCAAACACCTTTCAATTATCGAATTTTTAATATTGAAGATCGTGATTTAGATAAAGAGCAAAACTTAACCCGCTTCACTTTTGAACCTGATTTATTTATTAAAAAAGAGTTTTCAGCATTTTGGGAAGCTAGCATATACGCAAATCTTAAGAATAATTTTGGCGATGTTACTAATTTATACTACGGATTTATCCTTACCGACTACCGGAATTTACAACGGTACAATGCACCAATATCAGAGAATTTTCAACAAAATTATAGCTGGCGAATTTCCTACCGTAATCCTATTAATTCCATTTTTGCCAGTAGCTCTTATTCATTTTCCCAAACAAAAAACAACCTTTTATATAGCAACCTTATAAATCAAAATGGAGCTACCGTTTTTGAAGCGTTGGTAAAGGAAAATTATTCTAATTCACATACTTTAAACCTTAGGGGCAGTAAATATTTTAGCAAAATCAATACTACTTTAAGTTTAAGCTCTACTTTTTCAAGCATTGAACGGGAACAATTGTTAAATGAGCGTTTTGCAGACATACAAAATCAAAATTTGAATTTTAATGCGAAATTGGAATCTGAAATTACAGATTGGTTAAGCACTACTTATAATGCTGATTTAAGTTATTTATACACTATTATAGAAAGTAGAGAGACTGAACCAATAAGAACTCAATCACATTCCGTAGATTTCTTCTTTTATTTAAGTGAGCGGCAATATTTAAGTGCAAATTCTGAATATTATTACAATAGTATTTCAAACAGAAATCGCAATAACTATTTCCTGAATTTAAATTATCAATACACCTTTAAAAAACCGGCTTTTGATTTAAGAGCTAGTTGGAATAATGTTTTAAATACCAATGAATTTGTGAGAGTATCTAATTCGGAGTTCTCATATATTCAGAGTACCTATAGACTTAGGCCTACCCAACTTCTGGTAAGTTTAAAATTTTCTTTTTAAGCTCAATTTTTCTTTTCAGAGATTCATCTACTTTCCTCTAAGCCTGAATTTTTTAAACGTGACGTGACCATCGGTAGTATAAAGATATAGGCAATAGGCACACATCTTCGTTATTAAAATTAAGATCCTAGTTTTTCTTTCAGTAGCAACATATCTTCACTCAACTTATTTTCTAAAACCCGTGCATAAATCTGGGTGGTAGATAATTTGGTATGTCCTAAAAGCTTAGAGACCGTTTCTATAGGTACCCCGTTGGATAAGGTAACAGTGGTCGCAAAAGTGTGCCTGGCAGAATGAAAGGTAATTGTTTTTTTTATTTTCAATTGCAGCATCACCTCTTTTAGATATTTGTTGACTTTTTGATTCGAAAAGACCGGGAATAAAAATTCGTCTTTTATACTATCGGCATATTGATCCATAATATTTTGGGCCTGGGGCAAAAGTGGCACTTTTACCGTTTCGTCTGTTTTCTCACGTTTGGTATAAATCCAGTTGCTACCATCGATCCCTTTAATAATCTGATGAATGGTCAATTCTTTTATATCTACATAAGAAAGCCCGGTATAGCAGGAAAATATGAAAACATCTTTAACTTTTTGTAAGCTGCTATTCGTAAATTCAGTGCCCTCTACTAGTTGAAGTTCCCGTTTGCTTAGATATTGCCGCTCGTTTTTCTCGAACCTGAATTTAAAATTGTCAAAAGGGTTTTTGACCAGCCATTCCAGCCTGATTGAAAGATTCAACATCTTTTTAAAACGTTCCAAATGTTTCATGGTGCCATTGTTGCCACAAGTCTTGCGAGAAACCTTAGTAGAATATTGGCGTAGGAACTGTTCAAAGTCGGTTACGAACCGATAGTTGATCTGTTTGATGTCGATATCATTGCAGCTCATTTTCTGCTTTAAAAACTCTTTTAAATAGGTTTCGGTGGTACGATAATTTTTCATCGTTCCGGGCTTCAACACGTTTTTCATATGGGAATTGTGATAGCTCATTAATTCCAACAAAGTTTTCTGGTGTTCATCATTTCCGTAGAACCGAGCTTTGATACTTTGGGCAGATATTACTTTGTTCTCTGAGGAAAGTTGCTTGTGGCAGTCCAAGAATTTAGTATAGATCTGGTCTAAATACTGATTTAGCATTCGAGATTTTGGAGTAGTTCCCTTGGCACGTCCTTTTGAGGCGTCCCAATGATTCACCGAAATTGATCTTTTTAGGCTGATCTCTGAGCGTTTTCCATCTACGGTAACCCGGGCATAAATAAATAATTTCTTTGTCTCGTTATGGTGTTTACGAACAAAGAACAATACGGAAAAGGTAGTGTAATTAGGCATTTCAAGCGTCTTTAATGAAACAATCAGTTTGCAAAGACGAAAGTCAAATCAGTTAAATGCTTTATGAAGTTACGTAAATATCTGTAATAAATGATTCACCGAATGATTCACCAGACTTATGTATTTATATGATATTGTTTGATATCATTAAAAACTAAAAACACTGAAAATCAATAGATTAACAGTGTTTTAGTGGGTTTTGATACCCATTTGGTCGGGGTGGCAGGATTCGAACCTGCGGCCTCCTGCTCCCAAAGCAGGCGCGATAACCGGGCTACGCTACACCCCGTATGGTGTAAATTTATTCAGTATTCCAAAACCCTGCCGCATAAAGTTCCCAAGGAACCTACGGCCTTCCCGCCGCAGCGGGACACGATAACCGGGCTACGCTACACCCCGTATGGTGTAAATTTATTCAGTATTCCAAAACCCTGCCGCATAAAGTTCCCAAGGAACCTACGGCCTTCCCGCCGCAGCGGGACACGATAACCGGGCTACGCTACACCCCGTATGGTGTAAATTTATTCAGTATTCCAAAACCCTGCCGCATAAAGTTCCCAAGGAACCTACGGCCTTCCCGCCGCAGCGGGACACGATAACCGGGCTACGCTACACCCCGATGGTCATTTATATATCGTTTTGCTCCTCGTTTCTTGATCTTACTTTCCAAAAGCATTGCTTCAGAACGATTTGATACCTCCATTTGCAAAACAATCTTCCAGGGCATTCCATATTTTGTAGAATTAACTCTCCCTGAATTGTGTCTTTTCAACCTTTCTTTGATATCTATAGTTTGTCCTACATAATACCTTGAACTTTTTTCACTAAAAAGAATGTATACTAACATATTTTCTAGATTTACGTTTCGGCGACCTTCCCGCTTTAGGCGGGACACGATAACCAGGCTACGCTACACCCCGAATAATTCGTTTGGAATTAATCGTTTTGCGGAGAGTATGAGATTCGAACTCATGCGACAATTGCTCGTCGACAGTTTAGCAAACTGCTCCATTAACCACTCTGGCAACTCTCCGTTAAATTTTAAGAACTTATCGCAAGTATTTTGCGGTTGCAAATCTAACTTTTACCTAGTAACAATCCAAACCTTTTATCCCTTTTTTCAGCATAAAAACTTTAAGATTTAATTAAAAGGGTCGGGGTCAGAAAATTAAGCTTAAAAATAGTTATAAACTTTTACTAGATGCTTCTTCCAATTCAATTAATTTAGATAAATTTTGAAGTATATGATCGTGTTTTTTCACAAAGGGATTGCTCGTATCCCAAACATAACCTGCTAACACAGCACAAATTTGTTTTTTGATTTCTGGATTGGGATCGTGATGAAAAATGATATTTTGAAGATTCCCTGAGTACCACTCCTTTACATAACTGGTAAATACATCTACGCCTTTTTTAATGTAACCTACATATTCCTTTTCCCAATTAACTTTTTCGCCATTTCGCTCCTTAACAATAAGTTTGGCTGCCAATAATCCCGAAACTGTTGCAAAAGCTACCCCAGAGGAGAATATAGGATCTAAAAACTCTGCAGAGTTTCCCGTGAGAACAAAACCATCTCCATAAAGCTGAGTGACATTTCTACTTATGTTATCGATTTTTATGGGTTTAAAAAGATAATCATAGTCTTCAAATCGATGATCATAATACTTCAATTTTTTGATCATCTCTTTCATGGCGAGTTCAGGATCTTTCGAAAATTGATCGAACCATTCTGTAGGTGCTACAAAGCCTAAGCTGGAATTTCCATTGGAAAACGGAAAATACCAAAACCAAACTTGAGTTTCCAATACTTCAAAAGTGATGAGTTCCCCTTCCTTTCCTTTAGGACGATCGGGTTCTTGTATATGAGTGAAAATTGAAGAATGGGCAGCAATTTGTGAAGGCGCTTCCAGATGTAATTGTTTTGCTAAAACTCTTCCAAAACCACTGGCATCTATAATGAATCCTGCATGTATTTCGGTAAGTTCTCCATTGGAATTTCTAACAATGGTTTTAGAACGACTGCCTTCAAATTCGACACTTTTCACCTCTGTATCAAACAAGATCTTAACGCCTTTTCGTTGTGCTTCTTGCGCTAAGCAATTGTCAAAGTCGGCTCGGGGAACCTGCCAGGTCCAATCCCAACCTTCACCATGCTTTTCTGAGAAATCAAATTCTCCTATTTTTTCATCTTTAATAAAACGAGCTCCGAATTTCTTTTGAAATCCAGCTTTCTTAACAGCTTCCAATAACCCGGCTTCTTCCAGGTTATCCATGCACTGCGGAATTAAACTCTCCCCAATTTGAAACCTGGGAAAAGTAGCTTTTTCGACCACTAGCACCTTTATTCCTTGATTATGAAGATAAGAGGCAGAGACCATTCCTGAGGGACCTGCGCCAATAATAAGAATTTCTGCAATTTCCTTTTTCATTCCATTTCAT
It encodes:
- a CDS encoding site-specific integrase codes for the protein METKITFTILFWLNITKSKNGAAPIYVRVTVNGRRAEISLKRSCPVNSWDNDSHRIRGRKAEKSSINAYLDRTYSRLLDCQEALQRENKLVTAKAIKARFLGLDDKSKTLLDILDYHNEHMKDVLKPGTLKNYTTTERYLKDYLKKEVKTSNTYLKDLSYGFVINFENFLRRKKDKNGKSQLTNNGIMKHMERFKKLLNLAIKLEWMPNNPFREYKMKFKKFDRAFLSRLELQKLEETIFTSTTLEKTKDIFLFACYTGLSYVDVKKLSKNHLVKGIDGRDWIHCIREKSQTPMKIPLLEKAKTILNKYSTYNNLGFLLPIFSNQKTNKYLKDIASQCGIHKKLSFHVARHTFATTVTLSNGVPIETVSKLLGHTKFSTTQIYARVVEQKIGEDMDKLQLKLGG
- a CDS encoding GLPGLI family protein, which encodes MRHLIPLFTFFALSCCWSQNSEKVTDNLEYKITYLMTYQIDSTNIQRVESEEMVLYIGNNISRFSSAGKAIGDSLMNSIDRKSKSQANYAKIQSQIPPTSFDYYIYKRIPEGKLSFTRKIVKDNFKYIEDLDKIKWNIDADTKKINSYKVQKATTYYAGRNYTAWFTSEIPISDGPYKFNGLPGLILKISDNKNHYSFELLKLQKLEIPISISFNEKAYISTTKERFKRVKKEYDIDPIAALERTGMSFSFPSGERQRMQKEHLEELKNQNNPIELE
- a CDS encoding carboxypeptidase-like regulatory domain-containing protein: MKIKSCFLLLLLFIFYNGFSQTVITGEITDKDKQHLSGATITLSQDSTSNIIAYGISDSYGKFKIDVKTNSEYFFVKVAHLGFENWNNKFQNKTQHITVQLTESSEELKEVHIESKIIEKRGDTLSYSVSAFKNQKDRVIADVLKKMPGIEIRSSGQIYYQGEPIQKYYIEGLDLLEGRYNLANNNLSADDVSQVQILENHQPIKLLDSLEFSERASLNIKLKKKVTLTGSAELGSGISPILWKANITPMVFTKKQQAIFSYQGNNTGNDVSLEIRDFSFEDFGRQEFNINKRDWLSIRKIAAPSFSQERWLDNNVHLGSANYLIRLKKDIDLKINVSYLNDSQQQIGNTQTLFFTQNDTISISERVNNNFYIENLQSKFILEKNTDDNYLKNTLEINSFWDSQFGNIRTQDENILQALNNPFLAFRNKLKLLKPFGKQLITFVSNTGYTESSQNLNVNPGRYKELLNENQPYTATNQILKSSTFFTENSAGLTKGLKDITIAPEIGFAIQNQKLDSQLILIENNETDTLKGNFRNDLNFFSSSIYFTSKFIYKKNSWNIRLQTPFNYRIFNIEDRDLDKEQNLTRFTFEPDLFIKKEFSAFWEASIYANLKNNFGDVTNLYYGFILTDYRNLQRYNAPISENFQQNYSWRISYRNPINSIFASSSYSFSQTKNNLLYSNLINQNGATVFEALVKENYSNSHTLNLRGSKYFSKINTTLSLSSTFSSIEREQLLNERFADIQNQNLNFNAKLESEITDWLSTTYNADLSYLYTIIESRETEPIRTQSHSVDFFFYLSERQYLSANSEYYYNSISNRNRNNYFLNLNYQYTFKKPAFDLRASWNNVLNTNEFVRVSNSEFSYIQSTYRLRPTQLLVSLKFSF
- a CDS encoding site-specific integrase, which produces MPNYTTFSVLFFVRKHHNETKKLFIYARVTVDGKRSEISLKRSISVNHWDASKGRAKGTTPKSRMLNQYLDQIYTKFLDCHKQLSSENKVISAQSIKARFYGNDEHQKTLLELMSYHNSHMKNVLKPGTMKNYRTTETYLKEFLKQKMSCNDIDIKQINYRFVTDFEQFLRQYSTKVSRKTCGNNGTMKHLERFKKMLNLSIRLEWLVKNPFDNFKFRFEKNERQYLSKRELQLVEGTEFTNSSLQKVKDVFIFSCYTGLSYVDIKELTIHQIIKGIDGSNWIYTKREKTDETVKVPLLPQAQNIMDQYADSIKDEFLFPVFSNQKVNKYLKEVMLQLKIKKTITFHSARHTFATTVTLSNGVPIETVSKLLGHTKLSTTQIYARVLENKLSEDMLLLKEKLGS
- a CDS encoding GIY-YIG nuclease family protein yields the protein MLVYILFSEKSSRYYVGQTIDIKERLKRHNSGRVNSTKYGMPWKIVLQMEVSNRSEAMLLESKIKKRGAKRYINDHRGVA
- a CDS encoding NAD(P)/FAD-dependent oxidoreductase — encoded protein: MKKEIAEILIIGAGPSGMVSASYLHNQGIKVLVVEKATFPRFQIGESLIPQCMDNLEEAGLLEAVKKAGFQKKFGARFIKDEKIGEFDFSEKHGEGWDWTWQVPRADFDNCLAQEAQRKGVKILFDTEVKSVEFEGSRSKTIVRNSNGELTEIHAGFIIDASGFGRVLAKQLHLEAPSQIAAHSSIFTHIQEPDRPKGKEGELITFEVLETQVWFWYFPFSNGNSSLGFVAPTEWFDQFSKDPELAMKEMIKKLKYYDHRFEDYDYLFKPIKIDNISRNVTQLYGDGFVLTGNSAEFLDPIFSSGVAFATVSGLLAAKLIVKERNGEKVNWEKEYVGYIKKGVDVFTSYVKEWYSGNLQNIIFHHDPNPEIKKQICAVLAGYVWDTSNPFVKKHDHILQNLSKLIELEEASSKSL